One Engystomops pustulosus chromosome 7, aEngPut4.maternal, whole genome shotgun sequence DNA window includes the following coding sequences:
- the CGN gene encoding cingulin isoform X1 produces MEGRVHGDMAEQHLPVGQGVQIRFIDNLTENRKPNRIRSKQDSYGVAIRVQGIDGQPFVVLNSGDKAKSSYGVQIKSNNDYGNTSPSSAPEYQGLSTKANRTIHSISSESDMPENPYSNRTYRQTGSHYSSTSDEEQNSRPRGKPRALQSGRREELRRSQSHGSLLDAEMEDSYGYDGHYSERSSTLDTTYSQSSGSRGSLRTMGNGENTTGKYKPATSQQPTSFSTSQQRKNGLSTSSSPKLPSEDIDTKPLSSVDTLINKFDNKVQMRGRTARRSQALKDERKRSQSLDGRRSHHDTADYREVQTMEQGRLSNKQSSIEREDINKTRLTKEWLAQTVEEPLSQTQQRTLQSELQLKSTPDLLKDQQQDDPTREMIYSILRDGSNESDASLRKKTSLLLEKIQSFQASPGDDSRTLASQKKELERRLSELQQQLDAEIKQRIRQEASRPKASTQRLEIQLEEAVEECKKLKELLEKKKNELNAMSQELIEIRMSKEQVETKLRSLEGKLQDAREEVNQLRVQGASGDKQALLKELHEMQEELDAVLQGRYKQDELLRQKDRELTALKGALKDEVANHDQELERVRQQYQNDVQQLRRNMDNVSQDQLSLESERQKINQVVRNLQRELEESGEEINQWKEMFQKNKDELRKTKEQVLQLKLEKEESEDELNEMKNRFSLVQSELEQVKKGSVDAGEAEGNKKELQRFTEQVKQLLQEKQRLEETLRQRDRELSALKGALKDEVSSHDHDLEQLREQYNRELQQSKKEYEEHMRELQKVQDQVKPLTQEKQRLEDTLHQRDRELSALKGALKDEVSGHDRESEKLREKFSKDLQQTKRDYEELVKVKKKLEDEKADAERMRQVMENNLQESRDENDDLRRKILGLEAQVKELKTFCDDLQRAETRLKDKIGRIEAERKRMEDSLGEVTDQGQEFAMVRRELESRLDEAQRNLKRLTLEYEELQECYQEEIRQKDQLKKTKNDLEEQKRLLDKSMDKLTRELDNMSNESRDSLEMLQRQLEEYKEKSRKEMSDSQKQAKEKAADAERLQVNVSRLQEEVQRLKQALQEAQAEKESAALDKELLAQRLQSLEHDIDSKKRFQDDRSRQVKVLEDKVKRLEVELDEEKNSVELLSDRVNRSRDQMEQLRAELMQERTSRQDLECDKISLERQNKELKNRLAGLEGQQKPSANVSQLEARLQEVQERLQLEDREKSTLLSSNRKLERKLKELNIQLEDERLQVNDQKDQLNLRVKALKRQVDEAEEEIERLEGLRKKAQRELEEQHEINEQLQNRLKAAEKEARRKPVRPTADDDDFSSDGDSYDPSSIASLLTESNLQTSAC; encoded by the exons ATGGAAGGACGTGTTCATGGGGACATGGCTGAGCAGCACTTGCCTGTGGGTCAGGGGGTCCAGATCCGCTTCATCGATAACCTCACAGAGAACCGGAAGCCCAATCGCATAAGGTCCAAGCAGGACTCGTACGGGGTGGCCATCCGCGTCCAGGGCATAGACGGGCAGCCTTTTGTGGTTCTCAACAGCGGAGACAAAGCCAAATCTTCCTACGGTGTTCAGATCAAATCCAACAACGACTATGGGAACACCTCTCCGAGCTCCGCGCCCGAGTACCAAGGACTCTCCACCAAGGCAAACCGCACAATCCACTCCATCAGCTCCGAGTCTGACATGCCAGAAAACCCCTACAGCAACCGGACCTACCGCCAGACCGGGTCTCATTACAGCAGTACTTCAGACGAGGAGCAGAACTCCAGGCCCCGCGGCAAGCCACGAGCCCTACAGTCCGGCCGCAGGGAGGAGCTCCGCAGGTCCCAGTCCCATGGCTCTCTACTGGATGCCGAGATGGAGGACTCGTACGGCTACGACGGCCACTACAGTGAGCGCTCCTCCACCCTGGACACCACATACTCCCAATCATCGGGCAGCCGCGGGAGCCTGAGGACCATGGGCAACGGAGAGAACACAACTGGGAAATATAAGCCGGCAACTAGTCAACAACCTACCTCCTTCTCCACGTCTCAGCAAAGGAAGAACGGACTCTCGACGTCTTCCTCACCGAAGCTGCCGAGCGAAGACATCGACACCAAGCCGCTCTCTTCAGTGGACACCTTGATCAATAAGTTTGATAATAAGGTCCAGATGAGAGGAAGGACTGCGAGGAGGAGCCAGGCGCTGAAAGACGAGCGCAAGCGATCGCAGAGCCTGGACGGACGGCGGTCTCACCACGACACGGCCGACTACAGGGAAGTACAGACCATGGAACAGGGACGCCTCTCCAACAAGCAGTCGTCTATAGAGAGAGAGGACATCAACAAGACCCGGCTGACGAAGGAATGGCTGGCGCAGACGGTGGAAGAGCCGCTCTCTCAGACGCAGCAGAGGACGCTTCAGTCAGAGCTGCAG CTAAAGAGCACCCCGGACCTCCTGAAGGACCAGCAGCAAGACGACCCCACCCGCGAGATGATCTACAGCATCCTCCGGGACGG GTCTAATGAGAGCGACGCCTCCCTGCGCAAAAAGACGAGTCTGCTTCTCGAGAAGATCCAGTCCTTCCAA GCCTCCCCAGGAGATGACAGCAGGACGTTGGCCTCTCAGAAGAAGGAGCTGGAGAGGAGATTGTCCGAACtacagcagcagctggacgccgAGATAAAG CAAAGGATAAGGCAGGAGGCGTCTCGCCCAAAGGCCTCGACCCAGAGACTGGAGATCCAGCTGGAAGAGGCTGTGGAGGAATGTAAGAAGCTGAAGGAACTTCTGGAGAAGAAGAAGAACGAGCTGAACGCCATGTCTCAGGA GTTGATAGAAATTCGGATGAGCAAAGAGCAGGTGGAAACAAAACTGCGGTCGCTGGAGGGAAAACTACAAGATGCCAGGGAAGAGGTCAACCAGCTGCGTGTGCAGGGAGCGAGCGGGGACAAGCAGGCCCTGCTGAAG GAGCTGCACGAAATGCAGGAGGAGTTGGATGCGGTTCTGCAGGGTCGGTACAAGCAGGACGAGCTGCTGAGACAGAAGGACCGAGAACTGACCGCCCTGAAGGGGGCGCTGAAAGACGAGGTGGCCAACCATGACCAGGAGCTGGAGCGGGTCAGGCAGCAGTACCAGAACGAcgtgcagcagctgaggaggaACATGGACAACGTCTCCCAG GACCAGCTGAGCCTGGAGTCTGAGCGTCAGAAGATAAACCAAGTGGTGAGGAACCTGCAGCGCGAGCTGGAGGAGAGCGGAGAGGAGATCAACCAGTGGAAGGAAATGTTCCAGAAGAATAAGGACGAGCTCCGCAAAACCAAGGAGCA GGTTCTACAGTTGAAGCTGGAGAAAGAGGAGTCTGAAGACGAGTTGAACGAGATGAAGAATCGCTTCTCGCTGGTGCAGTCGGAGCTGGAGCAGGTGAAGAAAGGCTCGGTGGATGCTGGAGAAGCCGAGGGCAATAAGAAG GAGCTGCAGCGGTTCACAGAGCAGGTGAAGCAGCTGCTGCAGGAGAAGCAGAGACTGGAGGAGACTCTGCGCCAGCGAGACCGGGAGCTGTCTGCCCTGAAGGGGGCGCTGAAGGATGAAGTGTCCAGCCACGACCACGACCTGGAACAACTACGAGAACAGTACAACCGCGAGCTGCAGCAATCCAAGAAAGAGTACGAGGAGCACATGAGG GAGCTGCAGAAGGTCCAGGACCAAGTGAAGCCTCTAACGCAGGAGAAACAGCGGCTGGAGGATACCCTGCACCAGCGGGACCGAGAACTATCTGCCCTAAAGGGGGCACTAAAGGATGAAGTGTCTGGTCACGACCGCGAGTCGGAAAAGCTGCGCGAAAAGTTCAGCAAGGATCTGCAACAAACCAAGAGGGACTACGAGGAGCTCGTGAAG GTTAAGAAGAAGCTGGAGGACGAGAAGGCCGACGCGGAGCGAATGCGGCAAGTCATGGAGAACAACCTGCAGGAGAGCCGTGACGAGAACGACGACCTCCGCAGAAAGATCCTGGGGCTGGAGGCTCAGGTGAAGGAGCTGAAGACCTTCTGCGATGATCTGCAGAGGGCCGAGACCAGGCTCAAGGACAAAATTGGCAGAATAGAA GCGGAGCGGAAGAGGATGGAGGATTCTCTCGGAGAAGTCACAGACCAAGGCCAAGAGTTTGCTATGGTGAGAAGGGAGCTGGAGAGCCGGCTGGACGAGGCTCAGAGGAACCTCAAGCGTCTGACGCTGGAGTacgaggagctgcaggagtgttACCAGGAGGAGATCCGGCAGAAGGACCAGCTGAAGAAGACCAAGAACGATCTGGAGGAGCAGAAGCGACTGCTCGATAAGTCTATGGATAAACTGACCAGAGAG CTGGACAATATGTCAAACGAGTCCCGAGACTCCCTGGAGATGTTACAGAGGCAGCTGGAAGAATACAAGGAGAAGTCTCGCAAGGAGATGAGCGACTCTCAGAAACAAGCCAAGGAGAAAGCAGCCGACGCCGAGAGGCTGCAGGTCAATGTCAGccggctgcaggaggag GTGCAGAGGCTGAAGCAGGCGCTGCAGGAGGCGCAGGCTGAGAAGGAGAGCGCCGCGCTGGACAAGGAGCTGCTCGCTCAGAGACTGCAGAGTCTGGAACACGACATCGATTCCAAGAAACGCTTCCAGGATGACCGCTCCAGGCAGGTGaaagtgctggag GACAAGGTGAAGCGTCTGGAGGTTGAGCTCGATGAGGAGAAGAATTCGGTGGAGCTTCTCAGTGACCGGGTGAACCGCAGCAGGGACCAG ATGGAGCAGTTACGAGCGGAGCTCATGCAGGAGAGGACGAGCCGCCAGGACCTGGAGTGTGATAAGATTTCTCTGGAGAGACAG AATAAGGAGTTAAAGAACCGCCTGGCAGGACTGGAGGGGCAGCAGAAGCCCAGCGCCAATGTGTCCCAGCTGGAGGCCCGGCTGCAGGAGGTCCAAGAGCGGCTGCAGCTGGAGGATAG GGAGAAGTCCACCTTACTGTCCTCCAACCGCAAACTGGAGAGGAAACTGAAAGAGCTGAACATCCAGCTGGAAGACGAGAGACTCCAAGTCAACGACCAGAAGGACCAG CTCAACTTGAGGGTCAAGGCTTTGAAGAGACAGGTGGACGAGGCGGAGGAGGAGATTGAGCGTTTGGAGGGACTGAGGAAGAAAGCCCAACGAGAGCTAGAAGAACAACACGAGATCAACGAGCAGCTCCAGAACCGGCTGAAAGCCGCAGAGAAGGAGGCGCG ACGAAAGCCGGTCCGGCCGACAGCCGATGACGATGACTTCAGCTCCGACGGTGACTCGTATGATCCCAGCTCCATCGCCTCGCTGCTCACCGAGAGTAACCTCCAGACCAGCGCCTGCTGA
- the CGN gene encoding cingulin isoform X2 translates to MEGRVHGDMAEQHLPVGQGVQIRFIDNLTENRKPNRIRSKQDSYGVAIRVQGIDGQPFVVLNSGDKAKSSYGVQIKSNNDYGNTSPSSAPEYQGLSTKANRTIHSISSESDMPENPYSNRTYRQTGSHYSSTSDEEQNSRPRGKPRALQSGRREELRRSQSHGSLLDAEMEDSYGYDGHYSERSSTLDTTYSQSSGSRGSLRTMGNGENTTGKYKPATSQQPTSFSTSQQRKNGLSTSSSPKLPSEDIDTKPLSSVDTLINKFDNKVQMRGRTARRSQALKDERKRSQSLDGRRSHHDTADYREVQTMEQGRLSNKQSSIEREDINKTRLTKEWLAQTVEEPLSQTQQRTLQSELQLKSTPDLLKDQQQDDPTREMIYSILRDGSNESDASLRKKTSLLLEKIQSFQASPGDDSRTLASQKKELERRLSELQQQLDAEIKQRIRQEASRPKASTQRLEIQLEEAVEECKKLKELLEKKKNELNAMSQELIEIRMSKEQVETKLRSLEGKLQDAREEVNQLRVQGASGDKQALLKDQLSLESERQKINQVVRNLQRELEESGEEINQWKEMFQKNKDELRKTKEQVLQLKLEKEESEDELNEMKNRFSLVQSELEQVKKGSVDAGEAEGNKKELQRFTEQVKQLLQEKQRLEETLRQRDRELSALKGALKDEVSSHDHDLEQLREQYNRELQQSKKEYEEHMRELQKVQDQVKPLTQEKQRLEDTLHQRDRELSALKGALKDEVSGHDRESEKLREKFSKDLQQTKRDYEELVKVKKKLEDEKADAERMRQVMENNLQESRDENDDLRRKILGLEAQVKELKTFCDDLQRAETRLKDKIGRIEAERKRMEDSLGEVTDQGQEFAMVRRELESRLDEAQRNLKRLTLEYEELQECYQEEIRQKDQLKKTKNDLEEQKRLLDKSMDKLTRELDNMSNESRDSLEMLQRQLEEYKEKSRKEMSDSQKQAKEKAADAERLQVNVSRLQEEVQRLKQALQEAQAEKESAALDKELLAQRLQSLEHDIDSKKRFQDDRSRQVKVLEDKVKRLEVELDEEKNSVELLSDRVNRSRDQMEQLRAELMQERTSRQDLECDKISLERQNKELKNRLAGLEGQQKPSANVSQLEARLQEVQERLQLEDREKSTLLSSNRKLERKLKELNIQLEDERLQVNDQKDQLNLRVKALKRQVDEAEEEIERLEGLRKKAQRELEEQHEINEQLQNRLKAAEKEARRKPVRPTADDDDFSSDGDSYDPSSIASLLTESNLQTSAC, encoded by the exons ATGGAAGGACGTGTTCATGGGGACATGGCTGAGCAGCACTTGCCTGTGGGTCAGGGGGTCCAGATCCGCTTCATCGATAACCTCACAGAGAACCGGAAGCCCAATCGCATAAGGTCCAAGCAGGACTCGTACGGGGTGGCCATCCGCGTCCAGGGCATAGACGGGCAGCCTTTTGTGGTTCTCAACAGCGGAGACAAAGCCAAATCTTCCTACGGTGTTCAGATCAAATCCAACAACGACTATGGGAACACCTCTCCGAGCTCCGCGCCCGAGTACCAAGGACTCTCCACCAAGGCAAACCGCACAATCCACTCCATCAGCTCCGAGTCTGACATGCCAGAAAACCCCTACAGCAACCGGACCTACCGCCAGACCGGGTCTCATTACAGCAGTACTTCAGACGAGGAGCAGAACTCCAGGCCCCGCGGCAAGCCACGAGCCCTACAGTCCGGCCGCAGGGAGGAGCTCCGCAGGTCCCAGTCCCATGGCTCTCTACTGGATGCCGAGATGGAGGACTCGTACGGCTACGACGGCCACTACAGTGAGCGCTCCTCCACCCTGGACACCACATACTCCCAATCATCGGGCAGCCGCGGGAGCCTGAGGACCATGGGCAACGGAGAGAACACAACTGGGAAATATAAGCCGGCAACTAGTCAACAACCTACCTCCTTCTCCACGTCTCAGCAAAGGAAGAACGGACTCTCGACGTCTTCCTCACCGAAGCTGCCGAGCGAAGACATCGACACCAAGCCGCTCTCTTCAGTGGACACCTTGATCAATAAGTTTGATAATAAGGTCCAGATGAGAGGAAGGACTGCGAGGAGGAGCCAGGCGCTGAAAGACGAGCGCAAGCGATCGCAGAGCCTGGACGGACGGCGGTCTCACCACGACACGGCCGACTACAGGGAAGTACAGACCATGGAACAGGGACGCCTCTCCAACAAGCAGTCGTCTATAGAGAGAGAGGACATCAACAAGACCCGGCTGACGAAGGAATGGCTGGCGCAGACGGTGGAAGAGCCGCTCTCTCAGACGCAGCAGAGGACGCTTCAGTCAGAGCTGCAG CTAAAGAGCACCCCGGACCTCCTGAAGGACCAGCAGCAAGACGACCCCACCCGCGAGATGATCTACAGCATCCTCCGGGACGG GTCTAATGAGAGCGACGCCTCCCTGCGCAAAAAGACGAGTCTGCTTCTCGAGAAGATCCAGTCCTTCCAA GCCTCCCCAGGAGATGACAGCAGGACGTTGGCCTCTCAGAAGAAGGAGCTGGAGAGGAGATTGTCCGAACtacagcagcagctggacgccgAGATAAAG CAAAGGATAAGGCAGGAGGCGTCTCGCCCAAAGGCCTCGACCCAGAGACTGGAGATCCAGCTGGAAGAGGCTGTGGAGGAATGTAAGAAGCTGAAGGAACTTCTGGAGAAGAAGAAGAACGAGCTGAACGCCATGTCTCAGGA GTTGATAGAAATTCGGATGAGCAAAGAGCAGGTGGAAACAAAACTGCGGTCGCTGGAGGGAAAACTACAAGATGCCAGGGAAGAGGTCAACCAGCTGCGTGTGCAGGGAGCGAGCGGGGACAAGCAGGCCCTGCTGAAG GACCAGCTGAGCCTGGAGTCTGAGCGTCAGAAGATAAACCAAGTGGTGAGGAACCTGCAGCGCGAGCTGGAGGAGAGCGGAGAGGAGATCAACCAGTGGAAGGAAATGTTCCAGAAGAATAAGGACGAGCTCCGCAAAACCAAGGAGCA GGTTCTACAGTTGAAGCTGGAGAAAGAGGAGTCTGAAGACGAGTTGAACGAGATGAAGAATCGCTTCTCGCTGGTGCAGTCGGAGCTGGAGCAGGTGAAGAAAGGCTCGGTGGATGCTGGAGAAGCCGAGGGCAATAAGAAG GAGCTGCAGCGGTTCACAGAGCAGGTGAAGCAGCTGCTGCAGGAGAAGCAGAGACTGGAGGAGACTCTGCGCCAGCGAGACCGGGAGCTGTCTGCCCTGAAGGGGGCGCTGAAGGATGAAGTGTCCAGCCACGACCACGACCTGGAACAACTACGAGAACAGTACAACCGCGAGCTGCAGCAATCCAAGAAAGAGTACGAGGAGCACATGAGG GAGCTGCAGAAGGTCCAGGACCAAGTGAAGCCTCTAACGCAGGAGAAACAGCGGCTGGAGGATACCCTGCACCAGCGGGACCGAGAACTATCTGCCCTAAAGGGGGCACTAAAGGATGAAGTGTCTGGTCACGACCGCGAGTCGGAAAAGCTGCGCGAAAAGTTCAGCAAGGATCTGCAACAAACCAAGAGGGACTACGAGGAGCTCGTGAAG GTTAAGAAGAAGCTGGAGGACGAGAAGGCCGACGCGGAGCGAATGCGGCAAGTCATGGAGAACAACCTGCAGGAGAGCCGTGACGAGAACGACGACCTCCGCAGAAAGATCCTGGGGCTGGAGGCTCAGGTGAAGGAGCTGAAGACCTTCTGCGATGATCTGCAGAGGGCCGAGACCAGGCTCAAGGACAAAATTGGCAGAATAGAA GCGGAGCGGAAGAGGATGGAGGATTCTCTCGGAGAAGTCACAGACCAAGGCCAAGAGTTTGCTATGGTGAGAAGGGAGCTGGAGAGCCGGCTGGACGAGGCTCAGAGGAACCTCAAGCGTCTGACGCTGGAGTacgaggagctgcaggagtgttACCAGGAGGAGATCCGGCAGAAGGACCAGCTGAAGAAGACCAAGAACGATCTGGAGGAGCAGAAGCGACTGCTCGATAAGTCTATGGATAAACTGACCAGAGAG CTGGACAATATGTCAAACGAGTCCCGAGACTCCCTGGAGATGTTACAGAGGCAGCTGGAAGAATACAAGGAGAAGTCTCGCAAGGAGATGAGCGACTCTCAGAAACAAGCCAAGGAGAAAGCAGCCGACGCCGAGAGGCTGCAGGTCAATGTCAGccggctgcaggaggag GTGCAGAGGCTGAAGCAGGCGCTGCAGGAGGCGCAGGCTGAGAAGGAGAGCGCCGCGCTGGACAAGGAGCTGCTCGCTCAGAGACTGCAGAGTCTGGAACACGACATCGATTCCAAGAAACGCTTCCAGGATGACCGCTCCAGGCAGGTGaaagtgctggag GACAAGGTGAAGCGTCTGGAGGTTGAGCTCGATGAGGAGAAGAATTCGGTGGAGCTTCTCAGTGACCGGGTGAACCGCAGCAGGGACCAG ATGGAGCAGTTACGAGCGGAGCTCATGCAGGAGAGGACGAGCCGCCAGGACCTGGAGTGTGATAAGATTTCTCTGGAGAGACAG AATAAGGAGTTAAAGAACCGCCTGGCAGGACTGGAGGGGCAGCAGAAGCCCAGCGCCAATGTGTCCCAGCTGGAGGCCCGGCTGCAGGAGGTCCAAGAGCGGCTGCAGCTGGAGGATAG GGAGAAGTCCACCTTACTGTCCTCCAACCGCAAACTGGAGAGGAAACTGAAAGAGCTGAACATCCAGCTGGAAGACGAGAGACTCCAAGTCAACGACCAGAAGGACCAG CTCAACTTGAGGGTCAAGGCTTTGAAGAGACAGGTGGACGAGGCGGAGGAGGAGATTGAGCGTTTGGAGGGACTGAGGAAGAAAGCCCAACGAGAGCTAGAAGAACAACACGAGATCAACGAGCAGCTCCAGAACCGGCTGAAAGCCGCAGAGAAGGAGGCGCG ACGAAAGCCGGTCCGGCCGACAGCCGATGACGATGACTTCAGCTCCGACGGTGACTCGTATGATCCCAGCTCCATCGCCTCGCTGCTCACCGAGAGTAACCTCCAGACCAGCGCCTGCTGA